In Iodobacter fluviatilis, the DNA window AACGCCCGCGCTGCGGTACTGGCTTTGGCTGAAGAGCTGGGCAATTTTGTGGTGGCGAGTGCCGGGCCGCATCTTGAGTCTGTGATTGCAGGGCACGGCTCAGGCGCAGGCGAGCTATCTCGCCGTGAAACCAGCCGTGTCGTCAATATTGATATTGGCGGTGGCACATCGAATTATGTGGTGTTTGAAGCGGGCAGAGCAGTCGATAGTGCCTGCCTTAATGTGGGTGGTCGCCTTATCGAGCTGGATGAGCAGGGGCGTGTGCGGCAAGTGCATGCACCCGCACGCCTGATTTGCACCGAGCTATTTGGCACGAGCTTTGATCCTCTTCAATTGGATCGTGCGGGCATAGAGCGTGTGGCTCATCGCATGAGCGAACTCATATTTGAAGTGCTGATTGGCGAGCCTTCGCCCTTAGCTCGTGCGCTTTTGATGACCGATTGCCTGCACCTAAGCAAGGCTTACGACACCGTGATGTTTTCGGGTGGCGTGGGCGAGTGCTATTACCACCTTGCTGCCGATGTGCTTGCTTTTGGCGATGTTGGCCCCTTATTGGCGCTGGCGATGCATGGGCATTTAGCTTTATCCAAGCAGCCGATTCAGATGCCGGCCCAAACGCTCCGTGCAACGGTGATTGGTGCTGGAGCTCACACCTTGTCTTTATCGGGCAGCACCATTTGGCTGAATCACCGGCATTTGCCGGTGCGCAATATTCCTGTTGTTCATCCTTTGATTGCATGGAGCGAAGTCACGCCGGGGGCGTTGGCCACCGAGTGGGCGCACGTCGCCATGCTGATGGATATTGATCTGCAACACGATTTTTTTGCTTTATCTCTGCCGCGAGATTTGCCGCTGACTTATTTGCAAATTGAGGCTTGTGTTGATGAATTAGCCGTATTTGGGCGGCTTTATCCCAATGCAAACCACCCCCTCTTGGTGACTGCCCGCCAGGATTTGGGCAAGGTTTTAGGCATGTTGTTACAGCCGCATCTTGTTGGCCGCGAATTGGCCGTGATTGATGAAGTGGAAACTCGTGATGGTGATTACATCGATATCGGAGAGCCTTTATTCGGCGGCGATATCGTACCGGTCACCATTAAATCTCTGGCATTTCCTTCTTAGTTCAGGTGATAGATATGAAATTGAAGACCCAGTTGTTTGGTAAGACCTACCAGTTTCGGGATGTGAAAGATGTGCTGGCGAAAGCCAATGATCCTCGCTCTGGCGATGTTTTAGCGGGCGTAAGTGCGGCTAGCTCGCAAGAGCGTGTGGCGGCCAAGCATGTGCTTTCTGAAATGTCGGTGGCGGATCTGCGCAATAACCCCGTGATTCCTTATGAAGAAGACTGTGTGACGCGGATTATTCAAGACGATATTAATGTCGCCGCTTACAACAGCATTCGCAGTAAAACCATTGCTGAATTGCGCGAATATATTTTGTCAGACACCACCAGCGTGGCAGACATTGATTTTATGCGTAAGGGCCTGAGCTCTGAAACGGTGGCTGCGGTTGCCAAGCTTTGCTCAAACGCAGATTTGATCTACGGCGCAAAGAAAATGCCGGTGATTAAACATGCCAATACCACGATAGGTTTGCCTGGCCATTTTAGTGCGCGTTTGCAGCCAAACGATACGCGTGACGATGTGCGCAGTATTGCAGCCCAGATGTATGAAGGTTTGTCTTATGGCTTAGGCGATGCGGTGATTGGGATTAACCCTGTAACCGACAATGTTGAAAACGTGACTCGTATGCTCAATACCGTGTACGAGGCCATCGACAAATTTGCAATCCCTACTCAAGGCTGCGTGTTGGCACATATGTCGACCCAGATCGAGGCGATTCGTAAGGGCGCACCGGGTGGGCTGATTTTTCAAAGTATTTGCGGAAGCGAAAAAGGCTTAAAAGAATTTGGTGTAACCCTGGAGCTGATGGATGAGGCACTGGAAGTGGGTCGTCAATACAACCGGCTAGCAGGGCCAAACTGCCTGTATTTTGAAACAGGGCAGGGTTCGGCACTTTCGGCCAATGCGCATAACGGTGCAGATCAGGTCACGATGGAAGCACGCAATTACGGCCTTGCCCGTCATTACGATCCATTTTTGGTGAATACGGTGGTGGGTTTTATTGGGCCTGAGTACCTCTATAACGATCGCCAAATTATGCGTGCCGGTTTAGAAGACCATTTTATGGGCAAACTGAGCGGTATCTCGATGGGCGTGGATTGTTGTTACACCAACCATGCCGATTCTAATCAGAGCGCGAATGAATCACTGGCTATTTTGCTGGCCACTGCTGGATGTAATTTCATTATGGGGATGTCGATGGGCGACGACATTATGCTGAATTATCAGACCATGGCATTCCACGATACCGCCACAATTCGTCAGTTGCTTAAGCTACGCCCAGCGCCAGAGTTTGAAGCATGGATGGAGAAAATGGGCCTGATGGAAAACGGCATATTGACGCCGCGTGCTGGTGACTCGTCAATCTTCTTTTAATTTTAGGGTGTAAAAATGGACAAGATGCAAATTGATGAGATTGTACGTGCCGTAATGAGCCAGCTGGCTGTAGAGCCTGCTAGCACTGAGGCTGACGTGTGCCAGAGCAATATGGATCAAACGAGCTTGCCTGATTTGGGCGACGAAGCGTTTCGTACTTATATGGGCGTAGAAAATGCGCATCGCCCTGAAGTGCTGCAAGAGTTTCGTAATTGCACTGCCGCTCGAGTGAATACAGGCCGTGCTGGGCCTCGACCGCGCACTACTGCATTACTGCGTTTTTTAGCGGATCACTCGCGCTCAAAAGACACGGTATTAAAAGAAGTGCCGCAAGAATGGGTAGAAAAGAAAGGTTTGCTGGCATTGCAAAGTGAGATCAGCAGTAAAGATCAGTATTTAACTCGTCCTGATTTAGGTCGCCGCCTTTGTGCTGAATCGCTAGCGCTTTTGAAAACCAGCTGCAAGCAACAGCCTGATGTGCAGGTCGTGATTTCGGATGGTTTATCGACCGATGCCATTACGGTTAACTTAGATGAAATTTTACCTCCGCTGTTAAAGGGCTTGGAAAGCGCAAGTTTAAAAGTGGGGACGCCACTTTTTGTACGCTATGGGCGCGTTAAAGTGGAAGATCAAGTTGGTGAGATTTTAGGTGCCAAAGTGGTCATTTTGTTAG includes these proteins:
- a CDS encoding ethanolamine ammonia-lyase reactivating factor EutA, whose product is MSRRQIQSVGIDIGTTTTQVIFSRLELINRAGVSQVPRYEFSKRDIVYVSPVVFTPIDFEGRLREDELAVFIREQYATAGMDQQSVESGAIIITGETSKAQNARAAVLALAEELGNFVVASAGPHLESVIAGHGSGAGELSRRETSRVVNIDIGGGTSNYVVFEAGRAVDSACLNVGGRLIELDEQGRVRQVHAPARLICTELFGTSFDPLQLDRAGIERVAHRMSELIFEVLIGEPSPLARALLMTDCLHLSKAYDTVMFSGGVGECYYHLAADVLAFGDVGPLLALAMHGHLALSKQPIQMPAQTLRATVIGAGAHTLSLSGSTIWLNHRHLPVRNIPVVHPLIAWSEVTPGALATEWAHVAMLMDIDLQHDFFALSLPRDLPLTYLQIEACVDELAVFGRLYPNANHPLLVTARQDLGKVLGMLLQPHLVGRELAVIDEVETRDGDYIDIGEPLFGGDIVPVTIKSLAFPS
- a CDS encoding ethanolamine ammonia-lyase subunit EutB — its product is MKLKTQLFGKTYQFRDVKDVLAKANDPRSGDVLAGVSAASSQERVAAKHVLSEMSVADLRNNPVIPYEEDCVTRIIQDDINVAAYNSIRSKTIAELREYILSDTTSVADIDFMRKGLSSETVAAVAKLCSNADLIYGAKKMPVIKHANTTIGLPGHFSARLQPNDTRDDVRSIAAQMYEGLSYGLGDAVIGINPVTDNVENVTRMLNTVYEAIDKFAIPTQGCVLAHMSTQIEAIRKGAPGGLIFQSICGSEKGLKEFGVTLELMDEALEVGRQYNRLAGPNCLYFETGQGSALSANAHNGADQVTMEARNYGLARHYDPFLVNTVVGFIGPEYLYNDRQIMRAGLEDHFMGKLSGISMGVDCCYTNHADSNQSANESLAILLATAGCNFIMGMSMGDDIMLNYQTMAFHDTATIRQLLKLRPAPEFEAWMEKMGLMENGILTPRAGDSSIFF
- the eutC gene encoding ethanolamine ammonia-lyase subunit EutC, which codes for MDKMQIDEIVRAVMSQLAVEPASTEADVCQSNMDQTSLPDLGDEAFRTYMGVENAHRPEVLQEFRNCTAARVNTGRAGPRPRTTALLRFLADHSRSKDTVLKEVPQEWVEKKGLLALQSEISSKDQYLTRPDLGRRLCAESLALLKTSCKQQPDVQVVISDGLSTDAITVNLDEILPPLLKGLESASLKVGTPLFVRYGRVKVEDQVGEILGAKVVILLVGERPGLGQSESMSCYMIYNPTAATVEADRTCFSNIHRGGTPPVEAAAVIVDLAKQMLAKKASGMSLSRSA